Proteins from a genomic interval of Drosophila willistoni isolate 14030-0811.24 chromosome 2L unlocalized genomic scaffold, UCI_dwil_1.1 Seg139, whole genome shotgun sequence:
- the LOC6638493 gene encoding rho GTPase-activating protein gacU: MSGYTDLTKLETSRNCLRRIARHDEQQFSKDSIVNVMEKFVKTVNIMDDTILVPCRLMDRQIGDSNDIIPATGKDTTANQLTGKRGAQHSKNVQDFLSASELFNLYNMLNALKKDLLWTNQEEETHNEQQQQQQKQQQQEQQPATNASSSSSSSSSCETKTESTPKSHVKGHVRRTSTASMMSTTSVSNMSDSDSDISQENDSGLESDGNKSDNAQSSDGSDIDASCQKQSADKATELASRCRRHLNGLYQCLEQMTEAANYLTARYQSDIGPV; encoded by the exons GAACTGCCTGCGTCGCATTGCCCGTCACGATGAGCAGCAATTCTCCAAAGATAGCATCGTGAATGTTATGGAGAAGTTTGTGAAAACTGTCAATATAATGGATGATACCATTTTAGTGCCATGCAGGCTCATGGATCGACAg ATCGGTGATAGCAATGACATTATACCTGCCACTGGCAAGGACACAACCGCCAATCAATTGACTGGCAAACGTGGAGCTCAACACTCGAAAAATGTACAAGATTTTCTCAGCGCCTCTGAATTGTTCAATCTCTATAATATGTTAAACGCATTGAAAAAGGATCTATTATGGACCAATCAAGAGGAAGAAACGCAcaacgaacaacaacaacaacaacaaaaacagcagcaacaagaacaacaacccGCCACAAATGCCAGCTCAAgttccagctccagctccagctgtGAGACCAAGACTGAGTCCACACCAAAAAGCCATGTTAAGGGCCATGTGCGACGGACCTCAACCGCCTCGATGATGTCTACCACATCGGTAAGCAATATGAGCGATTCGGATTCAGATATCTCACAGGAGAATGACTCTGGCCTGGAATCGGATGGCAATAAGAGCGATAATGCCCAAAGTAGCGATGGCAGTGATATCGATGCCTCATGCCAGAAGCAATCAGCCGATAAGGCCACCGAATTGGCATCACGTTGTCGGAGACATTTGAATGGTCTGTACCAGTGCCTGGAACAAATGACAGAGGCGGCCAACTATCTGACCGCCAGATACCAAAGTGATATTGGACCCGTCTAG